From one Lolium rigidum isolate FL_2022 chromosome 4, APGP_CSIRO_Lrig_0.1, whole genome shotgun sequence genomic stretch:
- the LOC124706898 gene encoding transcriptional-regulating factor 1-like has product MAAHGKPSPKPPGAPAPPPPPPPSVAEAKKGFMRRMFPFLLAVNLFVGAYVVVRTYYKDPPSSKGGALTDPASTADKPAPEPAAAVPAKAFPPIPEEEQRRVYKWMLEEKRKVKPRGAAEKRKLDDEKALLKEIIRAESLPKLL; this is encoded by the exons ATGGCCGCCCACGGCAAGCCCAGCCCCAAGCCGCCGGGCGctcccgctccgccgccgccgccaccgccgtcggtGGCGGAGGCGAAGAAGGGGTTCATGCGCCGGATGTTCCccttcctcctcgccgtcaaCCTCTTCGTCGGCG CCTACGTGGTCGTCAGGACCTACTACAAGGACCCGCCGTCGAGCAAAGGCGGCGCCTTGACCGACCCTGCTTCGACCGCCGACAAGCCCGCGCCTGAACCTGCTGCTGCCGTGCCCGCCAAGGCGTTCCCCCCGATCCCGGAAGAGGAGCAGCGCAGGGTGTACAAATGGATGCTGGAGGAGAAGCGCAAGGTGAAGCCCCGCGGCGCTGCAGAGAAGAGGAAACTCGACGACGAGAAGGCGCTGCTCAAGGAGATCATCAGAGCAGAGTCGCTTCcaaagctgctgtga
- the LOC124706897 gene encoding tetratricopeptide repeat domain-containing protein PYG7, chloroplastic isoform X5, which yields MATLPTAGRAAARAFAFPAKPSSASSFSLPRAASSFSGRQVITRVEEVSVSTQVKETSGPHYEEDLRRNRNLLQRLSMLPCGATAWLSLAQSAQSSEGAKLNMVYEVGELFELGIQLSYLLILLGLLGTGTFYVIRQVLVRRELDLSAKDLQEQVRSGEGSATELFELGAVMLRRKFYPAAIKYLQQAIQRWDRDEQDLAQVYNALGVSYKRENKLEKAIKQFEKAVELQPGYVTAWNNLGDAYEQQKDLKSALRAFEEALLFDPNNKVARERRDDLRSRAGMYKGVPVKTTDKR from the exons ATGGCTACCCTCCCCACCGCCGGGCGCGCCGCGGCCAGGGCCTTCGCCTTCCCCGCCAagccctcctccgcctcgtccttcTCCCTACCCCGCGCCGCGTCGTCCTTCTCAGGCAG GCAGGTCATCACGAGAGTGGAGGAGGTTTCTGTTTCGACACAAGTAAAAG AAACTTCTGGTCCCCATTATGAGGAGGATTTAAGGAGAAACAGGAACCTGCTGCAGAGACTCAGCATGCTTCCTTGTGGTGCCACGGCATGGCTGAGTCTTGCACAGTCAGCACAGTCTAGCGAAGGAGCAAAGCTAAACATGGTTTACGAGGTTGGGGAGCTGTTTGAGCTGGGAATCCAGCTCTCTTATCTGCTCATACTGCTCGGCCTGCTTGGAACCGGTACATTCTACGTCATCCGTCAAGTTCTTGTCCGCAGGGAGCTCGATCTTTCTGCCAAAGACTTGCAG GAGCAAGTGAGAAGTGGTGAGGGAAGCGCTACCGAACTCTTCGAGCTCGGAGCAGTGATGCTAAGGAGAAAGTTTTACCCAGCAGCCATCAAGTATCTGCAGCAAGCAATCCAGAGATGGGATAGAGACGAGCAAGATCTTGCTCAG GTTTACAACGCCCTTGGAGTTAGCTACAAGCGGGAGAACAAGCTGGAGAAGGCGATCAAGCAGTTTGAGAAGGCGGTGGAGCTACAGCCGGGGTACGTGACGGCGTGGAACAACCTGGGTGACGCGTACGAGCAGCAGAAAGACCTCAAGTCGGCGCTGCGGGCGTTCGAGGAGGCACTGCTCTTCGACCCCAACAACAAGGTGGCCAGGGAGCGCCGGGACGACCTGAGGTCGCGCGCGGGCATGTACAAGGGGGTGCCGGTGAAGACGACAGATAAGCGATAG
- the LOC124706897 gene encoding tetratricopeptide repeat domain-containing protein PYG7, chloroplastic isoform X2, translating into MATLPTAGRAAARAFAFPAKPSSASSFSLPRAASSFSGRQVITRVEEVSVSTQVKAETSGPHYEEDLRRNRNLLQRLSMLPCGATAWLSLAQSAQSSEGAKLNMVYEVGELFELGIQLSYLLILLGLLGTGTFYVIRQVLVRRELDLSAKDLQEQVRSGEGSATELFELGAVMLRRKFYPAAIKYLQQAIQRWDRDEQDLAQVYNALGVSYKRENKLEKAIKQFEKAVELQPGYVTAWNNLGDAYEQQKDLKSALRAFEEALLFDPNNKVARERRDDLRSRAGMYKGVPVKTTDKR; encoded by the exons ATGGCTACCCTCCCCACCGCCGGGCGCGCCGCGGCCAGGGCCTTCGCCTTCCCCGCCAagccctcctccgcctcgtccttcTCCCTACCCCGCGCCGCGTCGTCCTTCTCAGGCAG GCAGGTCATCACGAGAGTGGAGGAGGTTTCTGTTTCGACACAAGTAAAAG CTGAAACTTCTGGTCCCCATTATGAGGAGGATTTAAGGAGAAACAGGAACCTGCTGCAGAGACTCAGCATGCTTCCTTGTGGTGCCACGGCATGGCTGAGTCTTGCACAGTCAGCACAGTCTAGCGAAGGAGCAAAGCTAAACATGGTTTACGAGGTTGGGGAGCTGTTTGAGCTGGGAATCCAGCTCTCTTATCTGCTCATACTGCTCGGCCTGCTTGGAACCGGTACATTCTACGTCATCCGTCAAGTTCTTGTCCGCAGGGAGCTCGATCTTTCTGCCAAAGACTTGCAG GAGCAAGTGAGAAGTGGTGAGGGAAGCGCTACCGAACTCTTCGAGCTCGGAGCAGTGATGCTAAGGAGAAAGTTTTACCCAGCAGCCATCAAGTATCTGCAGCAAGCAATCCAGAGATGGGATAGAGACGAGCAAGATCTTGCTCAG GTTTACAACGCCCTTGGAGTTAGCTACAAGCGGGAGAACAAGCTGGAGAAGGCGATCAAGCAGTTTGAGAAGGCGGTGGAGCTACAGCCGGGGTACGTGACGGCGTGGAACAACCTGGGTGACGCGTACGAGCAGCAGAAAGACCTCAAGTCGGCGCTGCGGGCGTTCGAGGAGGCACTGCTCTTCGACCCCAACAACAAGGTGGCCAGGGAGCGCCGGGACGACCTGAGGTCGCGCGCGGGCATGTACAAGGGGGTGCCGGTGAAGACGACAGATAAGCGATAG